One part of the Marispirochaeta sp. genome encodes these proteins:
- a CDS encoding thiamine diphosphokinase yields the protein MDGCLLIGGKAPEQRLIGPLIKDWEIVIAADSGLHHAKDLGLTPSEIIGDFDSVEPELLADFHGIIIHRHEQDKDETDTELGIELLRKRGADRIHIIGGGGGRLDHLYALLSLFHRTDPPDHWYTHREHIQLVQGNMRFRPGKNRRISFFPLGTGECRMKTTGLKWPLDSLQWRVGDFGISNIVIDDEVHIEMKKGKLIMVNDLGNEDSL from the coding sequence ATGGACGGATGTTTACTGATTGGCGGCAAAGCGCCGGAACAAAGATTAATTGGACCTCTTATTAAGGATTGGGAAATCGTGATTGCCGCTGATTCCGGACTTCACCACGCGAAAGATCTGGGGCTTACTCCCAGCGAGATAATCGGTGACTTTGATTCCGTAGAGCCGGAATTACTGGCTGACTTCCACGGGATTATTATCCACCGGCATGAGCAGGACAAGGACGAAACCGACACCGAGCTTGGGATAGAGCTTCTGCGCAAAAGAGGTGCCGACAGAATCCACATAATCGGCGGTGGCGGCGGCAGACTTGACCACCTGTATGCATTATTGTCACTTTTCCACCGTACCGATCCTCCGGACCACTGGTACACACATCGTGAGCACATACAGCTTGTTCAAGGCAACATGCGATTTCGGCCTGGAAAAAACCGCAGAATCTCCTTTTTTCCCCTGGGTACCGGGGAGTGCAGAATGAAGACCACAGGGCTTAAATGGCCTCTGGACAGCCTTCAGTGGAGAGTAGGGGACTTTGGTATCAGCAATATTGTTATTGATGATGAAGTACACATAGAAATGAAAAAAGGAAAGTTAATAATGGTCAATGATTTAGGAAACGAGGACAGTCTATGA